Below is a window of Streptomyces genisteinicus DNA.
ACCGGTTCCGCGGTGGCCTTCCTGATGGACTGGGAGGCTCCGCGCGCGGAGCCCGGTGCGGCCGCGGGCGCGGTGTCGCCCTCGGTCGAGGAGCGGCTCCGGCAGCTGCGGGAGGCGGGCTGGACGGCGCTGCCCGTGCGGCCCGGTGCCGCGCTCGGCGACCTGTGGCAGCAGGCGGGCCAGGAACGCAGCCGGGCGTCCGACGGTTCCGGCGGATACACGGGGGGTTGGTCATGAGCGGTCGTGCGAGGCTCGCCCTCTGCGCCTACGCCGCGACACTGCTGGCGGCGGGCGCCCTGCTGCCGCTGGTCGGCGAGTCCGGGTGGATGATCCAGGCCGCGGTCCTGCTGGCGCTCCAGAGCGGCGCCGGCGCGCTGGCCCGGCGCGTGCCGCTGGCCAGACCGCTGACGATCGCACTGCAGGCCGTGGTGACGCTGCTGGCCGTGACGGTCCTGTTCGTGCGCGACTCCGCCGTGCTCTGGCTGCTGCCCGGCCCCGACGCATTCGCCCACTTCGGGGAGCTGTTCTCCGCGGGGTACGACGACGTCAGCCGCTACGCCATCCCCGCTCCGGCGACGGACGGCATCCGGCTGATGCTCGTCGGCGGTGTGCTGGTGGTCGGCCTGGTGGTCGACGCCCTCGCGGTCACCTACCGGAGCGCGGCCCCCGCGGGGCTGCCGCTGCTCGCCCTCTACACGGTCGCCGCGGGCCTCTCCGACGGCGGGGCGAACTGGCTCTGGTTCGTGCTGGCCGCCGTCGGCTACCTGCTGCTCCTGCTCGCCGAGGGCCGCGACCGGCTCTCCCAGTGGGGGCGGGTCTTCGGCGGCGCGCCACGCGGCCGCGGACGGCAGAACGGAGGGCTGGAAGCGAGCGCCCCCGCGCACGCACCGGTCCGCACCGGCCGCCGGATCGGCGTGGTCGCGCTCGGCGTCTCGCTGGTGGTGCCGGCCGTGCTGCCCGCCCTGGACGGCGGGCTGTTCGACGGCACGGGCGGCGGAGCGGGCCGGGGATCGGGCGGCGGCGGCACGATCTCCGCCGTCAACCCCCTGGTCTCCCTCCAGGACAGCCTCAACCAGCCGACCAACCGCGAGGTGCTCCGCTACCGCACCAACGCGCCCGACACCAAGGGCATGTACCTGCGGATCGTCGCTCTCGACCGCTTCGACGGCACCTCCTGGCGCTCCTCCGAGCGCAAGGTGGAGAACGTGCCGGACCGGCTCCCGGAGCCGTCCGGGCTGAGCCCGGCGGTCGCCGTCACCGAGGTGCGGACCAACCTCTCCGCGGCCGGCTCGTACAAGCAGAGCTGGCTGCCGATGCCCTATCCGGCGACGAAGGTGACCATCGACGGCCGGTGGCGCTACGAGCCCTCGGGCCGGACGCTGGTGGGCGACCGGGGACAGACGACGAGCGGTGTCCAGTACTCGGTCAACAGCCTGGTGGTCCGCCCGACCCGGGAGCAGCTGGCCGACGCCCTGGCGCCGCCGTCGGAGCTGAAGGCCGAGTACACACAGGTGCCGGACTCCCTGCCGGAGTCGGTCGCCCGGACGGCCCGGACGATCACCGAGGGGGCGGCGAACGACTTCGAGCGGGCGACCAGACTCCAGCAGTGGTTCGCCGAGGACGGCGGGTTCACCTACAACACGCAGGTCCGTTCGGGCACGGGCGCGGCGGCGATCACCCGCTTCCTGGAGCAGAAGGAGGGCTTCTGCGTCCACTTCTCCTTCTCGATGGCGGCCATGGCGCGCACGCTCGGCATCCCGGCGCGGGTCGCGGTGGGCTTCACGCCGGGCACCCCGCAGTCCGACGGCACCATGTCGGTCGGACTGCGTGACGCCCACGCCTGGCCCGAGCTGTACTTCGACGGCATCGGCTGGACCCGCTTCGAGCCGACACCGAGCCGGGGCAGCACGCCGGAGTACGCGCAGGAGGAGACTCCGGAGGGCGGCGCGAGCGACCCGGCGCAGCCGGAGACCGGTGCCAGCGCCCAGCCGTCCCGTGCGCCCACCGCACCCGACGCCTGCCCCGAGCCCGAACGGCGGCTGGGCGAGTGCGGGGCGGCGACGCCGCGCGAGGTGGACGAGCAGGAGGAGCAGGGCTTCCCCTGGGCCACGGTGCTCTTCACCGGTCTCGGCGCACTCGCGGTCCTGCTGGTGCTGCTGCTGCCGCTGCTGTGGCGGATCGCGGCGCGCGGCCGGCGGCTCGGCGCCCCGAAGTCCGCCGCGCCGCCGGCCGGTCCGGGGAAGCCCGGGGCGGCTCCGCAGGAGGCGGACGGCCGCGGGCAGATCACGGGCCCGGCCGCACCGGCCGGGGACCCGGCGGGCACCCTCGCCGTCTGGCAGGAGATCACCGACACCGCCTGGGACCTCGGCATCGTGCCCGACGAGTCGCTGACCCCTCGCAGGGCCGCGGCACGCCTGGTGTCGGAGGGCGGCCTGTCGGACGAGCCCGCGGCCGCCGTGCACCGCACGGCCCGTGCGGTGGAGGAGGTGCTGTACG
It encodes the following:
- a CDS encoding transglutaminaseTgpA domain-containing protein, with amino-acid sequence MSGRARLALCAYAATLLAAGALLPLVGESGWMIQAAVLLALQSGAGALARRVPLARPLTIALQAVVTLLAVTVLFVRDSAVLWLLPGPDAFAHFGELFSAGYDDVSRYAIPAPATDGIRLMLVGGVLVVGLVVDALAVTYRSAAPAGLPLLALYTVAAGLSDGGANWLWFVLAAVGYLLLLLAEGRDRLSQWGRVFGGAPRGRGRQNGGLEASAPAHAPVRTGRRIGVVALGVSLVVPAVLPALDGGLFDGTGGGAGRGSGGGGTISAVNPLVSLQDSLNQPTNREVLRYRTNAPDTKGMYLRIVALDRFDGTSWRSSERKVENVPDRLPEPSGLSPAVAVTEVRTNLSAAGSYKQSWLPMPYPATKVTIDGRWRYEPSGRTLVGDRGQTTSGVQYSVNSLVVRPTREQLADALAPPSELKAEYTQVPDSLPESVARTARTITEGAANDFERATRLQQWFAEDGGFTYNTQVRSGTGAAAITRFLEQKEGFCVHFSFSMAAMARTLGIPARVAVGFTPGTPQSDGTMSVGLRDAHAWPELYFDGIGWTRFEPTPSRGSTPEYAQEETPEGGASDPAQPETGASAQPSRAPTAPDACPEPERRLGECGAATPREVDEQEEQGFPWATVLFTGLGALAVLLVLLLPLLWRIAARGRRLGAPKSAAPPAGPGKPGAAPQEADGRGQITGPAAPAGDPAGTLAVWQEITDTAWDLGIVPDESLTPRRAAARLVSEGGLSDEPAAAVHRTARAVEEVLYAPDPRPATGLAEDARLIRSGLREQVSTWVRLRALLLPRSSVRVIWACSERWSELTDRWSPRRLPLDRITSLLRRPSRQRG